The DNA sequence CACATACAAAAAAGGAATCAGCTGTCATCTTGTCCTCTCATGCAGTTTTCACTGGAATCACCCTAATTGCACTTTATACATGAACATAGATACTGGTTGGCAGTGATGAATATTGATGAGGGGGTTGTATTTACAAATCTCATTAACCTTTTTTTGCATGCAGATAAAGTTAGTCTACAGGATTGTTCTTTATTTTAAGCTTGAATCTGGATCATCAAAGGAAATTAAATTGCCACAAGCCTTGGAGAAGGTGTTAGCTTTCAAAGATGTCAGGGCACAGGAAGTGGGTGTTACACATGAGGAAATAGAACAGATGAACACTCCAATGGGTATGTGTAAAAATGCATGAGATAAAGACAAGTACTGTATACAGGGTCATTTTCGTCCcatgttattttcgcctttttATACAAGTTTGTCGATGGTTTTGctccattttattttgaatttactcagacacagttgtgttaaaagggagataaaagaaaaaacaattttaCCCAGTCTTAAATTTGCCCACTGACAACATGGGTAAAAATAAAACGGGGGCGAATATCTCCCTGTATACAGGTTGTGATACACAGAAATTGTTGGTACACCACATAGCCCTACTGTAAATGgataaacaaattaaaaatgtttCTTGTTATATGATACAGAACGTGATGTGGATGAGGAGGATGCCAGTGAGGATGTAGGGTATGGTACATATGACATGGAGGAAGAGGAGGAGGAAGGCACTAAAACGGGTGGTGTTAAAGAGGTAATACTTAATGATTATACAATTACAGGTCTTCTAGTTTGTATGAATTTCGAGGTGCTAAAGAGGTACATGTACGCTAACAATCTTCTTGTATTTCTTAATTGTAACTCACTAGTCCAAaaacaagaaaagaaagaagaaaaagaaaaaggcgAAGAAAAACCGACTTTTGCAGCAACAGCAGCAGCAGCCATCAGAGAGCCCTGCTGAGGATGTACAAGTCGAGTCAGTACAATACCTTTTGTGAactttctgatcaaaatttgtctacTGTCCATCTGTCTTTTGTCTCCTTTAAACTTACCACaaagccaatttcaaccaaacttggcacaaagcatccttaggtgaaggaaattcaaatttgtaaaaattaaggACCATGATTCTTTTGGGGGTGGGGAGGAGtattttaaagatcttctcaagaaccagtggaCCAGAAAAATCATAACTTTCATGGTAGCTTCTTTATGTAATGAAGATTTAAGTTCGGATGATGACCCCTAGGGCCAGGACTGAGCCACATTGGAGTTTTATGTAAGAATAAAGAATATATTAACAAAATTCttctaaaatcttctcaaaTTAAATTTAGTTTTTCATACCATGAACTCTTGGGTCAGGATAAAGCACAAAATGGGTTTTAAAGTTCCACCTAGGGATATTTAAGAATTAAAATAGATATTATTCTCAAGATCCACAAGGGtacaaaatgtcaaattgatttgTAAGCGTCCTTATGCAGTGTAGATTAAAGTATTTTCACATCATAGCTAatatgggaccacaatagggctTTAAAGTTTtgtatactaatatatagaaaattgaatttatttttgtgaaaaatcttctgaagaccCACAAGGgtgtatttttcaaattaagttGCAAGCATCATCATGTAGTATAGATATAAATTTGTTTCCTCTGTAATCCTTGGGCCCAGAGTGGGACTATAATACAGGTTGCTTGTTTTAGACTGTACATAGTCATGggtgaaaaaaatctttttgaaAACCACAAGGGTACAATTTGTCAACGTGATACAATGTATGTTAGCATCCTTTACTTTGAACTACTGAGGCCTGGTCCTGGCATAAACCAAATTAATTCTGTACTACATGATATGTAGTATAGCTGTCAGTTTGTTTATGCCGCGACCCCTGGAGCCAGGACCAGGCCTCAATatataggggttcaaagtttcaCATAGGAATACCATATAAGCAGAATATTTAGCTAGGaattaattttggcattattagtaAGAGTGATGACGGCATTAAAATTGGATATCACTAACAATTTACTCCATATTGGAGATAATAGTTACctttcctggaattataaagttgctAAAATTAGTTCTCTCTAGTAAGTATATATACCTATAATTGATGGAAAAATCGCTATGTATGTGTCTCACTAAAAATACCActtatacagtatataaaagaaaattcttTTAGAAATCTTATCAAGACCACAAAGGTGCAATTTGTTCAACTGAATGCAAGCATTTTCATATTCAAAgttgttcaaaccatgaccaCTTGATACTATTTATGTGGTCACAATAAgggttttaaagttttacatcacaTGTCTATAGGAAATGTCTTTATACAAtaaagatttaaatttgttcaaatcatgtatCTGGGTTCAAGGTTATAAAGAGTGGTGGGGGTTACATAATTGGGATTTAATGTTTTGCTTGGGAAATGCAATAGTTCAAGTGAACAGTGGCCAATTCTATTCAATAGTGTTCATCTGTGTTGACAGGTATATTCAGGAACAACTTGAGCTTGATCCAACTGACCCAAATTATTTCATCTTTTCAAAGATCTTTGAAGCATTCAAGGTAAGTGCAAAGGGTTCAAATGCTTTGCCTCCGTATAGCTGAAAATAATGCTGAGGAAAGaaacattttgtaaatcaatGCTATACAATAACATTAGATCTCAGAggaaaagaaagaagaaaaggTAGACAAGAAAGAAGATGTGAAGAAAGAGAATATCCCTCTAAAGAAGGAGGAAGAGGACAAGGATGAGGACAGTGACGATGACGCTCCGGTTAGTAGTAAAACAAGAATACTGTCTAATTAAGTTTCCCAAACAAAGTTTagagacttattgtttttgctcagTTCTTATTCTTTCGCTtcttctttttagctcacctgagcttaaagctcaagtgagctattctgatcactcGTATTCcgccgtccgtccgtctgtaaacttttaacatatttgacttcttctcaaaaaccactgggccagaaaagatgaaatttatagataagctttattaggtagtgcagattctaaattgttaaaatcatggcccccgggggtcggatggggccacaataggggatcaaagttttacatacaaatatataggaaaaatctttaaaaatcttcttctcaagaaccactgagccagaaaagctgagatttatatgaaagcttcctgatatagtgcagattctaaattgttaagatcctggcccccgggggtcggatggggccacaataggggatcaaagttttaaatacaaatatataggaaaaatcttcttctcaagaaccattgggccaaagaagttcacatttacatgaaagctttctgacatagtgtagattcaagtttgcaaaaaccatggcctccaggggtaggtttggggccataatagggactacggttttacatacaaatatatatggaaaatcttctggtatggaccaaggtgactcaggtgagcgatgtggcccatgggcctcttgttccaCTTCTTCTTTCGAGCACCTAAACTGTCCGTGGCTGTTTTCTGTCACTGGTTGATGAAAGTATTTAATACTCAAGGATATGATAATTCATTATATCTAGTTGTGTAGGAATGTTTCCATTTTTGGATTGAAGGGGGTTTAGGTACCTTTTAGGGGATAAAATGGGGATGGGGTTTAACAGAGAAAAATTTAATTCCATATTTCAAGAGATATAACTTGGGAAATATCATAGGTACAGTCTTAGAATTTTCAGTAATCATAAGGGGATGATGTCAACTACAAACTCGTAAAAAGGTCAACCAACTCcagtgaccttggcctttgaccttgatcataTGAACTGGAATAACTTCAGAACCTTGACTGGTAGAGTCCTGGAATCTTCAATAATCATGATTGGGTAATAAAGcttacaaactagtatcaagccAAGTGACTTAAGTGACCTTGATATATGACCTTGATCATCAATACTTGAATACCTTTAGACCCTCGACTTTTAGAGACATGGGATTTTCAACAATTATGATCGGATGATTGAGCCTATAAACTATATTAAGGTTAATTTACTTTTAAATACTCTTAACTAATGACCTTGGTCTTAAAAGCTTATATACCTTCAGAACATGGACTGATATCATGAACAATGATGGTTAAATGATTGGTCCTACTAACTGATTTACACAACaaactggtacatgtaatattaagaTAACTTGAGTAGAGCCAGTGCTTCAttttgggagactttataattgGCAGATTATAATagtatcttattgaaaataatgtatTTGAAGTATCAGCAAGCATACAGATATTAAGGATTAGTTATAAAATGCCATGTACATGAATGCATTGAATAAGAAGTGATGTTCATGAATAGGTTAAGAAAGAGGAAGATGACGGCCAGAAACTGTCCAAGAAAAAGTTAAAGAAGATGACACGATTAAGTGTCGCTCAACTGAAACAACTGGTCAGTCGGCCGGATGTGGTAGAGATGCACGATGTCACTGCCCAGGATCCCCGTctactggtacatcttaaagCTACCAGGAACACTGTCCCTGTTCCACGACACTGGTGCTTCAAGAGAAAATACCTCCAAGGAAAGAGGGGTATAGAGAAACCTCCATTTGAATTGCCTGATTACATCAAAGCCACTGGAATCATGGAAATGAGAGAGGCTTTAGCTGAAAAGGTTGGTAGGATAATTGGTCTTCacaattataataataataatgattggttttatatagcgccttttccagcgtatgctgctcaaagcactttacaataatcaatgtacattattaccccggcagaccttatatcaatctagaactttctcagcctcctaggaagcatacagtgcaagctgccattacaagcgctagaacactaacattctaacgatatctttcactgtctatagccaggtaccccttttacacttgggtggagtgaggaaattcatgtaaagtgcctttcccaaggacacaacgtcagccatgccgcggccaggactcgaacccacgaaaTTTcagtcgagagtctgacggcctaaccactcggccaccgacgCCATAATTGTGCTTGTACAAATACttttttaaaggggcattagctgtgaaagtgatggcaacctttttttttgaaaaatcccTTAAtggcatagaaatatatataaatgactaGGCtaatggcataggaatatatattccaatatatatatatatatgccaatTATGGTAGAAAGTAATATGCATGTGAGTTCAAGAAGGTATGATCTTGCCATTGACTTGTTCTGTTTTGTGATGGGtcaattttcatgaacatttgggagctttctttcatttattttaataacagATGTAGCAAAATGTTTATGTCTGTCTTGGAAACATTTAAGACCATAAACAGCAAATTACTGGCAGTATAATATCCTCGAAAAAATGACATTGTCAGTGAAGCAATAAGGGTTGCCATGgtttaaaattgaacaactgTGTGTAGTACATGAGTATGAGTCTTATATTTCTATGGATTTGCTATTTATAGGAAGATCAAAAGAATTTGAAGGCCAAGATGAGGGAGAAGGTGCGACCAAAGATGGGAAAAATTGACATTGATTACCAGAAACTTCATGATGCTTTCTTTAGGTGGCAAACAAAACCTAAGATGACAATTCATGGGGATCTGTATTATGAGGTAATGTCAAGGGAGTATTGTGGATTTAAACGTTACTGAGTAGTAATGAATGGCATGAATATACACTCATAAATCTTAAACcttgaccataacttttgaatggatagTAAAAGGGTTTTCATATATctcatgtgtattccttgtgacaagacatttctttttgtaccaaaatgtttgacctcatgaccttgaccctggaGTTTGGCCATATGGGGCAtaagtgtttcacaaacatttgACAGAAATGTGTCAAGTAGACAACAAAATAGTACTATAGCATAAGTGTATTAGGGCTAATTCTCAAAGgaaaaaggggaaaaaatcatgatAACATTTACATGGATGTATTGAAGGAAGTATAATGGAAATTATAATTGATGACATTTATCAAATATACTTAATACTGTTTTGGTGTGAAAAACTTGAAAAGATACAAGTTaacaaaaaattgcaaatttagtgtcaaataaaaaaataaaatccccaTGAAAAATTTGACTCTGTCAACAAATCTGAAGTCCCAATGATTGATCCACTGTCTGAGGTAACCAGATATCCAAAGAAAAATCTGATTGTATGGAAGCATGTGTAACATGCCTGTACTGCCTTTTGAAATATTGTGACAATCTGTTATTCTTATTTAAACAGGGAAAAGAATTTGAAACCAGATTGAAAGAGAAAAAGCCAGGGAATCTCTCGGATGAGTTGAAAACTGCTCTAGGAATGCCTCTGGGACATGTAAGCACTTTGATTAGGAAAGTTCAGATATTGGATGTTGGATTGTATgaatgatatcagtgattagtTTGTCTGTCTTAGTTTTATTATCTCCTCATAACAGAGATGTGAAGTGCACAAAGGCCTTGGTttcattttggttttcaaaatttatacatATGGAAGGTCAAGGTAACCGGAAGGGAAATTCCAAAATTTCATGTATGCAGGATTTAGCAACAACTTGcagagggtataatgtttttggcCTACGGTATCAGTCCTGTTCTTCTCAACACAACTTCTCTGAAACCaatcaacagaatttcatgaaactttgtattTAATAAGGACTTACtgtgtaaatgtgcatattcacaggaaattttgattagatttttataccccccgcaacaagttgtgggggggtatactggaatcgggttgtccgtccgtccgtctgtagacgcaatggtttccgggctctaaagcattatcctttccacctaccatcaccatatcatatatatggactacccatgggatcaagatgttccctatcgattttggggtcaaaaggtcaaaggtcaagtgcactggacatcgaagtagcaatatggtttccgggctctaaagcgttatcctttccacctacagtcaccatatcatacatatggactacccatgggatgaagatgttccctatcgattttggggtctaaaggtcaaaggtcacgcgcactggacatcgaagtagcaatatggttcggtttgtcatgccatttgttttttacactcagaaaagaggtagtttatacctattaccaacaccctttgggagattggggtaagcggggggtattcttagtgagcattgctcacagtacctcttgttttttctgGAAGTTATACCCTTTGAACTTTGACTAAAATTAAATATACCAGGTACTACTGGAACAGTttgtcagcacaactcctctgaaaccgctaACAGAATATCATGTAACTTTGTATTTAATATGGACATAtggtgtagatgtgcatattcacaggaaattttgatttgatctTTTTCTGGGATTGATGCCCTTTTGAACATACACATAGAAGTTTGGCCAAAATATACTATTTTGTGCAACTTGCATGAAACCGGTTTTCAAgtcatgtaattaaaatatttctgttggatattttaaacaatttacatttctaaacaATATTACATTTGACTTGAGTAATGCCATCTACTTATATTGGTGAAAATAATACAGTATAGCACAGAGGCAGAAgaatttgttgtattttttgCATGACATTGCCATTCATCATGTGTAACATAGTCATTCATTGTGAGCTTGCTTACTTTTctttcaatatacattttaataTTGTCACACTAGTGTTCagatctttgtaagggttttaaaGTCAACATCACTGGAAGGACAAAATTTAGGCAACATTTATTATCAAAGTTTTGTCAAACTTTTAAGAATGGTACTTTGTTTAGAATGTTTACTTCCTATTGGTTTTCAATGTCAAATGAAAAAGGTTCAAGGTCACTGGAAAGGAAATATTGAATTCTTTGTGTACAAGAATAAAGTTACATTTCTtgttaaatatttatcaaaccTTCAGTGATGAAACCCTAAATATTACTCTGGGTCACTATTGGTTTTCAAGACAGTATGTTACTAGATGGGatagtttcatgttttttgTAAATTACTTTTTGCAACTTTTGTTGGGTGTCTACATGTCTGTCAGTAAAAGCCAAATTTCAAcattggcacaaagcatccttatgtaaagaggattcaaggCTTCATGGCTCCTTCGGTTGATATATGATGGGgcattttagaattttctaaaccactgaaccagaataCCAAAactcacatgaaagcttccttatataatgagtattcaagtttgttcaaagcatgaGCCTAGTGGTTAGGGCATTAGCCCAGATTCAAACCTAGTGCCACTTCAAACTTAAACATTTAACATTAGTAGTGTTCATTCACCAGCGCCATGTCAAACTTAAAATGTTTAACATTAGTAGTGTTCATTCACCAAcgccacgtcaaacctaagacattggTAGTGACTGTTTCCTCACCAAGTTCCTGccattagaagtgaaaatcgatttttttcttgatatgaccttgaaaaacagaggtcctgtgtcacagtagacATTGTGATAAAAatccctcactgctacagccctgagtgTCATGTTATGTGGCACTTCAACTTTTCTTCTATTATCATCAAAGTCTAACAAGTGATGTATAATTAGTGCACATCTGCAACATTAAGAATTCCAGAAAAACAATGATAAATGGGTAGTAACATTTAAAAGTTGGATAAAACCCTATAATAGAATGGAATTACACAGGAAGattctttatttaaaaaattgggaatatattacaatatttgcAAACTCAGGATGGTTTCAAAGTATTGAATAAAATGGAAATTACGAAATTTCTATACATTAATATATCAATGAGTCTCTGACATGTTCAATCACACCACTAAGGCCAGGGTGGGAGGACACTAAGGGTTTAACACATTGGCAtatataagggggggggggggggttgaaagatctttttctcaagaatagTCCAAATACAATTCATTGAAtagatatgcaagcatctttgTGTAGTGTAAATTCCTGTTTGTTCAAACAATGATCCCTGAACCAGGGTGGCAGGcacaaatgaaatttaaattttacagAGGAATTTTGAATATCTTGTCCAAAACAAGGGTacagtttatcaatttgatttaGGCAAGCTTCTTCATGTAGTGTGCATTCAAGTTGAAACTTGTTGAAACCATTCCTAAGGGTCTGGGGCAATGGCACATTAGGGTTTCatttttacataggaatatataaaaaatttaaacaaaaatctCTCAAAAATCACAAGGATAAAGTCTCTCATTTAGAAAATGGAAGTCCCCATGTAGGTTAAATCCTATTTTCTTTATCCCATGACCCTAGGACCAGAGCGAATCCATAATAAGGTTTTAAAGATTTACACTCTCAGTGTCCCAACCTGATTCTCTTAACCCTGTATGGGCAAAGTGACTCAGAAAAGCAATTTGGTGTACGGACCTTTTGTTAAAAATGTGTGTTtgtgatgaaaaaaaaagtacatatgtatgtgtattATTGGTTTCAACAATATGTCccctttgataattgtaaatatactaaaaaaatttaaatgcattttgTAACAGAATTCTGAGAAGTTTCCTCCTCCATGGTTGATTGCCATGCAGAGATATGGACCACCTCCATCATATCCAAATCTGAAGATACCCGGATTAAGTGCCCCCATTCCTGAGGTTTGTGCATGTAACAGATAATAGTGCTTGGCGTAGTAGCTTCTGTAGGGCACAATAGAACTGTTTCATTTTACCGTTACACCTGAACATTTTCCTCTAAGACTAGTAATTGttatttgttgaattttaccttctaatttttttttttagagttgTTCATTTGGCTACCATGCCGGTGGATGGGGGAAACCACCAGTCGATGAAAATGGTAAACCACTGTATGGTGATGTGTTTGGTACACAAAGTTCAGAATTCCAGGTCAGTTTGCAACAGTGCGAGACAACATTCAGTTTTGTTTATGCCACCATCTATGGCCACAGTTTCTTACATCACTACAGGGATTAAAAGACTTTTAATTGTCAAAACTTGAAGAATTTGGTTTGAAGTTATTTCCATTTAATGATCATTTTCTCTATATctgtttatctctctctctctctctctctctctctctctctctctctctctctctctctctctctatatatatatatatatatatatgtatctgttACTTTAGACTCCCATACCAGAGGAGGATGTAGATAAATCTCTTTGGGGAGAAATGGATGAAGAGTCTTCATCAGAAGAGGAATCAGAGGAagaagaggaggaggaggaagatgCCTCAGGACTTGTCACTCCTGGTCCAGAGGGGTAAGCTATTTTATTCTCCACTTTAACAGCTGAAGGCATGGAGTAAATTAACCTTATGTGTAGGAAGTGAAAGGTATATTTTAGGAAAGTGTAAATACCAGCATTTGCAAGAAATGATTATAAGAAATCCAGTGTTTCCATATCACAGAGTATAAGCTCAGATTAAATTTAGGATTGTTTTACAAATGATGGAATGATTCTTTTGTAAGAGAATATTATGTATTGCAGTCTGGTGACACCCAGTGGAATAACGTCTGTACCAATGGGAATGGAGACCCCAGACATGATAGAGCTGAGGAAGAAGAGGATTGAGGATGCAATGGATCAAGGAGGAGAAACACCGGCTCTCTACACAATCTTACCCGAGAAAAAATCCTCCGTGGGTGGGGCTATGATGGGATCTGCCCATGTGTACGACACGACAGCTGTGAGTGCTTGATCTTCAGTATGAAAGTATTGCATGCAAGGTTGAAAACAGCATCTATGTTTAGAAGTAATCATAGCACACCAGAGTCATAGGCCCAAGTAAACTTTTTTGCTTTAAGATTATATATCAATTCCTGGTTTGAGTGATGATTAACTTCTCACTTTGTTGTCCCCATATAGGTGGagataatttgaaaatacatgtagttgagatAGGGTAAAGTTTTATCGAAAgaaaataaatggaaataaatgacaaaaccAATGTGAAATAGTTAGATGTGTGGTACATTCAACTTCTTTCAAATCATAGCACCTTTGGcaaggatggggccacaatagaagCCCAAACAAAGGAATACTGTATACAGCCTTATTTTTGCtgcattttatttttgctattttGACTGGGTAATCAAAACTGCAGTGAATATAACTTAGCCATAACATTTATATAGAATGGACATAGAAACTCTAAATGTAAAAAAGTGTGAAAATGGATTTAGACACAAAGCAAAGAATAAAACCAGGAGTGAATTTAAAGCAGCATAGAATGTACCAAATTCTTTTAAGTATTGTGAAGAGCAATGCTGTACAAGCATCATCATACTTCCTGCAAACCATGTCCCTCAGGGTCAAACCATGTCCCTCAGAGTCAAACCATGTCCCTTAGGGTCAAACCATGTCCCTCAGGGTCAAAACTGGGCCATAATATAGGACAAAGCTAATATtggaatatatagggacattttaaaaagtgttttttaaaaatcaaggtTAGAATTTTATATAAGCATCTGTATTTCCTATGTAGTATGGACTGAGTTTGTTAAGTTTATGATTGCTGAAGTCAGGAAAggtaaataaaatatcataaattacCGTATATTCTCACTAATAAGTTGGTTCACGTGGAAATCGGTTGTATTTTAGtttattttggagggatttgccATTGGCCAGAAATgattgacaatttcaaatcaattaatATGATTACCTCCGTTTCAAATAATGTTTTGAGAAATTACGCTGATATATAATCTTTTTTTCTCAATCAATTTTCATATGtgttcaaataatattttgggatatgacatcaatGTCTTTTATTCTCAAAAATCCAAACAGCtaccatttcatttctttcgtCCAAGTCTTTTTGTTTAAAAGTTATATCCCTTGTCGTATATAGTTTGAACACTgatctggatttttttttcttttttctacttTACATGTTCTTTGTTACTCTcccaaataaaataaagttttagtTGGGGAacatatggggaaaatcttctcaataacagcaAGACCATGATTGCTCATATTGATATACAATCATCCTTATGTAGTTCAggttcaagtttcttcaaattgtggtccctggggatcaaagttttacatgggaatctttaaaaatcttctcaataacagcaTGGCCAtaattagtcatatcaatatgcattcATCCCcagatagtgcagattgaacAAATCATGACCTCCAagggtagggtgaggccacaatgtgggatcaaagttttgtatggGAATATATAGTGAAACATCTTTAAagctcttcttctcaagaacagcagggtcatggttagtcatattgatatgcaagtatcatcatgtagttcaagtttgttgaatTCATGGACCCCAGGAGTATGGTAAGGCCACAGTAGGTGATTAAATCTTTGTATGGGAATATActggaaattaattaaaacaaattctt is a window from the Ostrea edulis chromosome 5, xbOstEdul1.1, whole genome shotgun sequence genome containing:
- the LOC125650043 gene encoding splicing factor 3B subunit 2-like translates to MTSPQMAPMPPQMMPRPPLGGPPPRQPFQIPTHSATPQPPEPKDHLDSDPEFQRKLAIQRQLINEEEQKKKEAAALAQKALLLSQRGGPGASPALPSGDLMEKVRQQQVMIEMEKQESMRQMQEKAINQAEQDLRLKEAELLRQQQIALMEAQREAQEKRMQEQQQPPGPPIHVAPSQPPLQQAVVPPPPGLAVPPQQGTLPMNIPGQGTMPQQPASMPAQVPMQAPPVMPTQVGVPPQVTMTTPMVPPGTMVTPQRPVGPGMMMPTGGQQGLLPPGTQTVPPGMQIPVTHPPMLQGPPPPGTQTVPPGTQIPVTHPPMHQGPPPPGTQTVPPGTQIPVTHPPMHQGPPPPGTQTVPPGTQIPVTHPPMHQGPPPPGTQPVSTQPQPQERPPTSVPIEMEKQPPPQLESGSSKEIKLPQALEKVLAFKDVRAQEVGVTHEEIEQMNTPMERDVDEEDASEDVGYGTYDMEEEEEEGTKTGGVKESKNKKRKKKKKKAKKNRLLQQQQQQPSESPAEDVQVEYIQEQLELDPTDPNYFIFSKIFEAFKISEEKKEEKVDKKEDVKKENIPLKKEEEDKDEDSDDDAPVKKEEDDGQKLSKKKLKKMTRLSVAQLKQLVSRPDVVEMHDVTAQDPRLLVHLKATRNTVPVPRHWCFKRKYLQGKRGIEKPPFELPDYIKATGIMEMREALAEKEDQKNLKAKMREKVRPKMGKIDIDYQKLHDAFFRWQTKPKMTIHGDLYYEGKEFETRLKEKKPGNLSDELKTALGMPLGHNSEKFPPPWLIAMQRYGPPPSYPNLKIPGLSAPIPESCSFGYHAGGWGKPPVDENGKPLYGDVFGTQSSEFQTPIPEEDVDKSLWGEMDEESSSEEESEEEEEEEEDASGLVTPGPEGLVTPSGITSVPMGMETPDMIELRKKRIEDAMDQGGETPALYTILPEKKSSVGGAMMGSAHVYDTTAVIAGKKDKPGTEGIEVALNPEELDLDTAAMQAKYDQTMREQQSQLEKEDLSDMVAEHAAKQKKRKKQQQDSGKAAKKYKEFKF